Proteins from a genomic interval of Betta splendens chromosome 10, fBetSpl5.4, whole genome shotgun sequence:
- the nkx1.2lb gene encoding NK1 transcription factor-related protein 1 → MNRERAVPGPGAEGVQTVISQNRATAGPVTDAVQPAMNRDRVVSTPGGDGIQTMVNQDSGDLLDGGAAGEKRLFSNAVPGGRDAQVVENHTEPPPTNPVLVPPQQGPGHRTTSFSVLDILDPNKFTSSRRHQQQQHASHRGERELGFYGSENCRGGEAEQHEPILESSKGCYGSDDYQSKDAFVYNRSPDEDDYHRSGTPDSEAPDGPYSSEESSSALPSNGDRDLGQHSLQDSSRDTKSPEEGAGQINMQTNAGQGPKPKRKRSGSDSKTGKPRRARTAFTYEQLVALENKFKSTRYLSVCERLNLALSLSLTETQVKIWFQNRRTKWKKQNPGADTSAPTGAGGAGGTGAGGGAGGLGSLSPLSPSPPVSGHLAMHAGYAGHHHPPTSSLVQLPFLTASHVLSPFMLGTQSYATPAFYSTHL, encoded by the exons ATGAACCGGGAAAGAGCGGTACCGGGGCCCGGAGCGGAAGGAGTCCAGACTGTCATCAGCCAAAACAGAGCCACTGCGGGGCCGGTAACAGACGCGGTCCAGCCTGCGATGAACCGGGACAGAGTGGTATCGACGCCCGGTGGCGACGGGATCCAGACCATGGTGAACCAGGACAGCGGAGACCTGCTGGACGGAGGTGCTGCCGGGGAGAAGCGGCTCTTCTCCAACGCAGTGCCCGGAGGCAGAGATGCACAAGTCGTCGAGAACCACACGGAACCGCCGCCAACTAACCCGGTGTTAGTCCCTCCTCAGCAG GGACCCGGACACCGGACAACCTCTTTCTCCGTTCTGGACATCCTGGACCCAAACAAGTTCACGAGCAGCCGGCGacaccagcaacagcagcacgcGAGCCACCGAGGAGAGCGCGAGCTGGGCTTCTACGGTTCGGAGAACTGCAGGGGAGGAGAAGCGGAGCAACACGAGCCCATTCTGGAGTCCAGCAAAGGCTGCTACGGTTCCGACGACTATCAGAGCA aggACGCCTTTGTATATAATAGAAGCCCAGATGAGGATGACTACCACCGATCAGGGACCCCAGACTCAGAGGCTCCAGATGGCCCCTACAGCAGTGAGGAGAGCAGCTCAGCTCTGCCCAGTAATGGAGACAGAGATCTGGGCCAGCACAGTCTTCAGGATTCATCTAGGGACACTAAGAGCCCAGAAGAAGGTGCAGGCCAGATCAACATGCAGACCAATGCAGGCCAGGGGCCTAAGCCCAAGAGGAAGCGTTCTGGCTCAGACTCCAAGACAGGGAAGCCCCGAAGAGCCCGGACTGCCTTCACCTATGAGCAGCTGGTGGCTCTAGAGAATAAGTTCAAGTCCACACGCTACCTTTCAGTTTGTGAGCGGCTTAACCTGGCCCTGTCACTGTCCCTCACGGAGACCCAGGTCaagatctggttccagaaccgccGGACCAAGTGGAAGAAACAGAACCCGGGGGCCGACACCTCGGCTCCCACAGGGGCAGGAGGTGCCGGTGGGACGGGAGCAGGCGGAGGGGCAGGAGGCCTGGGGAGCCTCAGCCCTCTCAGCCCATCCCCTCCAGTTAGTGGGCACCTAGCCATGCACGCTGGGTATGCTGGCCACCACCATCCCCCCACCAGCAGCTTGGTCCAGCTGCCTTTTCTTACCGCCAGCCACGTCCTGTCCCCCTTTATGCTGGGGACTCAGAGCTACGCTACACCTGCTTTCTACAGCACGCACCTGTAG